DNA sequence from the Pedobacter sp. W3I1 genome:
GCTTCGTCGTTCCTCCTCGCAATGACGACCTTTCTAATTAAATCTTATCATTGATAGCTAGCTTGTTGAAGGATCAGCTCTAAAGGCGTTTCGGCAGTCTCGACGTGACAACCTGTATAAATTTCCATCATTTTTAAAGAGTTTCTAAATATAGAATGTGTTATTATACTTAAAAATACATTAACTGATTTCAAACCCTATATAAAACAAAAAGGCCTCAGAAAATAAATTCTAAGGCCTTTCAAATATTTAAGACAATTTTTTACTCTTTTTCTACTTGCATGTAGTTAAGTTCAAGTGGCGTTTTACGTCCGAAAATCTTAACCATTACTTTCAGTTTTTTCTTCTCTTCGTTTACCTCTTCGATAATACCTGAGAAACCATTGAAAGGTCCGTCCATAACTTTAATGCCTTCGCCAACATAGTAAGGCACATTCATGGTTTCGCCTTGCTCGCTCATTTCATCAACCACACCTAAAATACGGTTAACTTCTGCCTGGCGCATTGGGATTGGATTGCCCGCTTTATCACCCAAGAAACCAATAACACTGTTAATTCCTTTAATGATGTGCTCTAACTCTCCATCTAATGTAGCTTCGATTAAAACATAACCAGGATAGAAGTTACGTTCTTTGGCAATTTTTTTACCATCTTTCATTTGGTAATATTTTTCCATTGGTATTAAAACCTGAGGAACCAAATGAGAGAAACCTAAACGGCTGATCTCAGCATCAATGTACTGTTTTACTTTCTTTTCTTTACCGCTAACAGCCCTTACAACGTACCACTTTAGATCGCTCATTTGTAAATATTAATTAGAAAGTGATTTATAAAAAGTATCTAACACAAATGTCGATCCTTTATCCATTGCAAAAATAACCAATGCAATAATTAAAGAAGCCACTAATACAAGAATCGCAGAACTTTGCAGTTCGCCCCAAGTAGGCCATGTAACCTTATTGGTCATTTCATCGTATGATTCTTTTATAAACTCAACTACTTTAGCCATATTTAATTTATTGAATGACAGAATGACTAAATGAGTGAATGATAATATTCGAAAGCTAACTTTCAAATTCAATCATTCACTCATTTAATTACTCAATCATTGTTTTGAGCACGGGAACAAGGATTCGAACCCTGATCAAAGGTTTTGGAGACCTCTATTCTACCGTTGAACTATTCCCGTAATTAGAAAGCAAAGTGCTTAAGTGAACTCAAGCACTTTGCTTTCAGTTATTTACCTGAAGCCCCTTAAGGGGTTTGGGGTTTTATTTTACAATCTCAGTTACCTGACCAGCACCTACTGTTCTACCACCCTCACGGATTGCGAAACGTAGACCTTTTTCCATTGCGATTGCGTTGATCAATTTCACAGAAATTGTAACGTTATCACCTGGCATTACCATCTCAGTACCTTCAGCTAGTGAAATTTCACCAGTAACATCTGTAGTACGGAAATAGAACTGTGGACGGTATTTGTTGAAGAATGGAGTGTGACGACCACCTTCTGCTTTTGATAATACATAGATCTCAGCTTTGAAATCAGTGTGAGGAGTTACTGAACCTGGTTTACAGATTACCATACCACGACGGATATCAGTTTTCTCAATACCACGTAACAATAAACCTACGTTATCACCAGCTTCACCATAATCTAAGATCTTACGGAACATCTCAACACCAGTTACTGTAGATTTTAAGTTCTCAGCACCCATACCTAAGATTTCAACCGGATCTCCAGAGTTGATTACACCACGCTCAATACGACCAGTTGCTACAGTACCACGACCAGTGATCGAGAATACATCTTCAACAGGCATTAAGAATGGAAGTTCAGTTAAACGTGGAGGAATTGGAATGTAGCTATCTACAGCATCCATTAACTCCATAATTTTTCCAACCCATTTTGGATCGCCATTCAAACCACCTAAAGCAGAACCTTGAATAACAGGAATATCATCACCAGGGAAATCGTAGAACGATAATAGTTCACGAACTTCCATTTCTACTAATTCTAATAATTCAGGATCATCAACCATATCCACTTTGTTCATGAATACAACCAATGAAGGTACACCAACCTGACGAGCTAACAAGATGTGCTCACGAGTTTGTGGCATTGGACCATCAGTAGCAGCAACAACGATAATAGCACCATCCATTTGAGCCGCACCTGTAACCATGTTTTTAACATAATCCGCGTGACCTGGACAATCTACGTGTGCGTAGTGACGGTTTGCAGTTGAATACTCAACGTGCGCAGTATTAATTGTAATACCTCTTTCTTTTTCCTCAGGAGCTGAGTCAATTGAATCGAATGAACGTGCCTCAGATAAACCTGCATCAGCTAAAACTTTTGTAATAGCTGCTGTTAAAGTTGTTTTACCGTGATCGACGTGACCGATTGTACCGATGTTTAAGTGCGGTTTACTACGGTCAAATTTTTCTTTTGCCATTTTATTTATAACTAATTAGTAGGTTAACTTTTTATTATTTTATTTATTGTTTTGATGCAATGCAACACAAAAAACCTTGTCTACACTGCATATTAAACAGATTTAACAAAGCTTTATTATCCTGAGCCAACTATGGGAATTGAACCCATGACCTCTTCCTTACCAAGGAAGTGCTCTACCGCTGAGCTAAGTCGGCTTTTTAGTTTCCAGTTCCAGCCTTTTAGTTTTAACTAAATTAAAACCGTAACCAATAACTGCCCACTTTTTCTAATTTTATTGGAGCGGAAGACGAGGTTCGAACTCGCGACCTATAGCTTGGAAGGCTATCGCTCTACCAACTGAGCTACTTCCGCTTTTTTAAAACCAGTGATTGATTGAATGAAAGAATGAGAGATATATTCTATCATTAAAACATTTGGTCATTCATTTAATTGTGGGGAGAGAAGGATTCGAACCTTCGAAATCTTGCGATAACAGAGTTACAGTCTGTCCCATTTGGCCGCTCTGGAATCTCCCCATTTTTTATTTCAAAATGCTAACACTTTAAAATAAAAAGAGCCTCCTATCGGAATCGAACCAATGACCTACTGATTACAAGTCAGTTGCTCTACCAGCTGAGCTAAGGAGGCTTTAAATTTTGTGCAATGATACGAAAAATCTTCATTTTTCATACTATTAACGTGTTTTTTTAAAACTTTTATCTTTTTAAAGAACAAGCCTTTTCTTCCTGGCTTAACACCGTTTCCGAAAGGGAATGCAAATATACACACTTATATTTCAGTTCAAAATAAAATCGAAAAAAAATACAGAACTTTTTTAGCCCTTTAACTCAATATAGACCATTTAGAATAATAGGTACTTCATAATCAGTCGCTTTGCCCTGGCATAAAACGTATATTATTTTTAACTTTTATGCGTTTTAAAGTTATGCGAATCGATTTTTAACGTTAACCGTTCTTTTCTTTATTTACTAAACCTCTCCAACGATTAGTTTGTATACCCTTTGTTAATTCAATTCCTTTATATTCCTTCAAAAAATAGCCAATAGAATTATCTCTTCTATCCGAAAAGAGATCATACAGTATCAAAATTCCTCCATCCAGCAAACGTAATTATAAAAAAACGGCAACACAATTATGAATCATGTTGCCGTTTTGTTAAGGATATACTATTTTAGTAGTCAGCGGCTTCGCTTTCGCTTAAAATAGCCTTATGCTCACTTAATTTTGCGCGTGTTTTATCTTTATGTTTCGTAATCTGCTTTCTTAATGATTCAATGGCCAGATCTGTGGCTTCTTCAAATGATTTACATTGTTCTTTAGCGAAGAGGGTACCTCCCGGCACAATGAGTTTTATCTCACTAATTTTATTAGCTTCATCCTCTACGTTCTCTAACTTTAAATACACTTCTCCGCTAATGATCTGGTCGAAAAACTGATCTAGCTTGTTTGCTTTCTTCTGTATAAAATCTAACAACTTACTGTCTGCACTGAAGTGGATTGATTGAACTCCGATTTTCATTTTTCCTCCTTTTTTTACGCCTTTGGATGGGCTTGTTTATAAATTGTTTTTAATCTTTCGATCGAATTGTGCGTGTAAACCTGGGTTGCCGCTAAACTCGCGTGACCCAAAAGTTCTTTAATTGCATTTAGATCTGCTCCTGCATTTAGCAGGCTTGTTGCATAACTGTGCCGGAGCACGTGGGGACTTTTCTTCTCATTGGTTGAAATGTGGTTTAGGTATGAGGTAACAATACGGTATATTAATTTTGGATATGCCGCTGCACCTGTATTGGTAA
Encoded proteins:
- the tuf gene encoding elongation factor Tu produces the protein MAKEKFDRSKPHLNIGTIGHVDHGKTTLTAAITKVLADAGLSEARSFDSIDSAPEEKERGITINTAHVEYSTANRHYAHVDCPGHADYVKNMVTGAAQMDGAIIVVAATDGPMPQTREHILLARQVGVPSLVVFMNKVDMVDDPELLELVEMEVRELLSFYDFPGDDIPVIQGSALGGLNGDPKWVGKIMELMDAVDSYIPIPPRLTELPFLMPVEDVFSITGRGTVATGRIERGVINSGDPVEILGMGAENLKSTVTGVEMFRKILDYGEAGDNVGLLLRGIEKTDIRRGMVICKPGSVTPHTDFKAEIYVLSKAEGGRHTPFFNKYRPQFYFRTTDVTGEISLAEGTEMVMPGDNVTISVKLINAIAMEKGLRFAIREGGRTVGAGQVTEIVK
- the nusG gene encoding transcription termination/antitermination protein NusG, with the translated sequence MSDLKWYVVRAVSGKEKKVKQYIDAEISRLGFSHLVPQVLIPMEKYYQMKDGKKIAKERNFYPGYVLIEATLDGELEHIIKGINSVIGFLGDKAGNPIPMRQAEVNRILGVVDEMSEQGETMNVPYYVGEGIKVMDGPFNGFSGIIEEVNEEKKKLKVMVKIFGRKTPLELNYMQVEKE
- the hpf gene encoding ribosome hibernation-promoting factor, HPF/YfiA family, whose translation is MKIGVQSIHFSADSKLLDFIQKKANKLDQFFDQIISGEVYLKLENVEDEANKISEIKLIVPGGTLFAKEQCKSFEEATDLAIESLRKQITKHKDKTRAKLSEHKAILSESEAADY
- the secE gene encoding preprotein translocase subunit SecE; its protein translation is MAKVVEFIKESYDEMTNKVTWPTWGELQSSAILVLVASLIIALVIFAMDKGSTFVLDTFYKSLSN